A section of the Ranitomeya imitator isolate aRanImi1 chromosome 7, aRanImi1.pri, whole genome shotgun sequence genome encodes:
- the LOC138645885 gene encoding gamma-crystallin M2-like, whose translation MGKIIFYEDRNFNGKSHECSGDNADLHTYFAHCNSILVENGCWVIYERSNYMGHQYYLKSGEYPDYQSWLGLNDSIRSCHSIPNHHGSYRIRLYEREDFRGQMKEYVNDCSNIYESFHTNNILSCSVLDGYWIFFEEPGFKGNQYFLKPGEYRRYASWGSTNSKVGSLKKIADFH comes from the exons ATGGGCAAG ATCATTTTTTATGAAGACAGGAACTTTAATGGAAAGTCCCATGAATGTTCAGGAGACAATGCAGATCTGCATACTTATTTTGCTCATTGTAACTCAATCTTGGTAGAAAATGGATGCTGGGTAATCTACGAGCGTTCTAATTACATGGGCCATCAGTATTACCTTAAAAGTGGGGAATATCCTGACTACCAGAGTTGGCTGGGCTTGAATGACTCTATTAGGTCTTGCCATTCAATTCCAAAT CACCATGGATCTTACAGAATCAGGTTGTATGAGAGAGAAGATTTCCGTGGTCAGATGAAGGAGTATGTTAACGACTGTTCAAATATTTATGAAAGTTTCCATACAAATAACATTTTGTCCTGCAGTGTTCTTGATGGTTACTGGATTTTTTTTGAAGAACCTGGTTTTAAGGGAAATCAGTATTTCCTTAAACCTGGTGAATACAGAAGATATGCCAGTTGGGGATCTACAAATTCTAAAGTTGGGTCACTGAAGAAAATTGCAGATTTTCATTAA